In the genome of candidate division WOR-3 bacterium, the window TAACTTATACAGATATAGAATCTCGAGGCTGCAGTATCGTCACACCCCAGACCCTTCTGTGGAAATTTTACTCCAATCTTTGATGTTATCACAAAATCCAGCATCCTCATTCCTTGTCTGAAGAAGCAGGACTGTGTTTCTGAATATACTATAGTGCAAACTCATTACCAGTCAAGAGCACTATATTTTGAGGCAAATGTTTAGTCGTAGATACTACATCTTTCCCTTGCATTTCACTCGAGAACGGGGATTATACCCCAACCCGCTGGCGGATTTTTCGAAAGTTAATAGCAAAAAGCGAAAAACCATACAGCTCCACAATTATTGAGTAATTTCAGCAAATAACACCGCTGAAAGTTAACAAAATAACCCTTATCCTTACATGACCTCCCTCGCGGAGGACCTTCGGCCGGCAGGATCTACGACAGGTTGTTTGTTTAAGGATGTTGACTATTCTGCAGATTTCGATATTATAATGCAGTGCCCCAGATGTCGATATCAACGACCATAATTATTTTCATATCCGGGCACATAACATATTTTTCTAATAACACATTACTATGGCAATGAGCAAGATAGGTTTTGACAGCGAGAAATATCTCAAAGAGCAGAGCGAGGAAATACTCAAGCGGGTGCAGCATTTTGACAGGCGTTTGTATCTTGAGTTCGGCGGTAAACTGATCTTCGATTATCATGCCGCGCGCGTGCTGCCCGGGTTCAATCCGAACGCAAAAATGCAGTTGTTGCAGCGGCTCAAGGATAAGGTCGATATCCTGTTGTGCATTTACGCCGGCGATATCGAACGCAAGAAAGTCAGGGCAGACTTCGGTATTACATATGATGTCGATACGTTGCGGTTGATCGACGACCTGAGAGACTGGGATCTATCGGTGAAGGGCGTGGTTATCACGCGTTTTGACAACCAGCCCTCGGCGACGATATTCAAAAATAAACTGCAACGTCTGGGCGTCGATGTCTATACGCACCGTTACACAAAAGGGTACCCGACCGACGTCGACACCGTAGTTAGTAATGAAGGTTACGGTGCAAACGATTACGTGAAGACCGATAAGTCACTGGTCGTTGTGGCCGGGCCTGGTCCGGGTAGTGGTAAGCTGGCGACCTGTCTCTCGCAATTGTATCACGACCACCTGCAGGGCGTGAATTCCGGTTATGCGAAGTTCGAGACCTTTCCCATATGGAACATGCCCCTCAAACATCCGGTAAATGTTGCGTATGAAGCCGCGACCGCGGACATCCGCGATTTCAACATGATCGATCCGTTTCATCTTGAGGCATACGGCAAGACCGCGATCAATTACAACCGCGACGTGGAAGTGTTCCCGGTGCTAAAGCGCATCTTCACCAAGATTATGGGTGAGTCCATATACAACTCGCCTACAGACATGGGCGTTAACCGCGCGGGGTTCGGAATATTTGACGATACGGTCATTCAGGATGCGGCCAAGCAGGAAATAATACGGAGGTATTTCCGGTACCGGTGCGAGTATGTCATGGGGTTTGCGGACAAAGAGACGGTGCAGAAGGTCGAACTCTTGATGGAAGAGATGCACGTGAAACCTGAAGACCGCGTCGTTGTCGGGCCGGCGCGCAAAGCCGCACAGGAGGCAAAGGACAGAGGTAAGGGCAATGAAGGTATCTTCTGCGGCGCGGCGCTGCGTTTGCGCGACGGCACGATCATCACCGGCAAGAATTCCGTCCAGATGCACGCTGCATCGAGCCTGGTGCTCAATGCGATCAAATATCTGGCAGAAATACCGGACAAGATACACTTGCTGTCGCCGATGGTCATCAACTCGATAACCAACCTCGACAAGTATTTCATGAAACCGAAGAAGACGGTCAGCCTGGACCTCGAAGAGACTTTGATATCTTTGAGTTTCAGCGCAACGACCAATCCTGCCGCGCAGATGGCGTTGGAGAAACTAAAGGAATTGGAAGGTTGTGAAATTCACATGACCCACATACCGACGCCGGGGGATGAAAAAGGTTTGCGCAAACTCGGCGTAAACCTGACAAGCGACCCCAATTTTTCTACCAACAGCCTGGCTATAATCTAACCGCGGCCATAAGGGCGCGTCGATTACAAACCATTTCGAATTGCGAATTTAATAAGAATATTCAGACCGTAATTTTCGTTAGCCTCGCTAATCCCGTTAACTCCGTTGGTCTCGTAAGTCTTATTCTTCGAGCGAACGGAGTGAGTCGAGAAGCGGGAGATTGCCTTACGGCATCGATTACAACGATAGTAAAAAGTGATAGTGTATACCTTTCTCTAGTTGTTGACTCGTAATTCGTTTTTTGTATTATTCATGGAAGCCTATTGTATAAAGGGAGGAACAACTATGAAGTATGCAGCATTAGTCATTCTCATATTCTCCTTACCATGCTTTGCTGTTGAGTATAATGTAGGACTCGCTGGTGCTGTCGGTCTTGGCATCAGTCGTTGGAAATTAGAGGTATACACTCTTGAGGGTGTATACCTAACCGACCACGTCGATTCTAAAGAACCCATATATCAGGCAGGTTTGGCCTTTAGCGCATGGCTTACTGAAACATTCGGCATACAAGCAGGATTGCAGTACGGTTGGTACAACTACAACTACACTTATGAATCAGCAGCGAGTCCTCTAGTGTCGGAATGGAAATGCACTAATTTGCTTGTGCCGATTCATCTGATGTATGGCATCCCCGTGGCAGGGAACAGGTTAGTTATTGGCGCCGGGATATCAATCTGCAGGCAATTGAGTAGCAAGTACGGCGGCCCAGAGTATTACGTGTCGATTCCGGATAGTCTCCTGGAAACAACTGTTGGTCCTTTAGCGTTGGTGGGATACGAAATTCACACAGGGAATATGTGTATATTCCCTTCGTTCAGGTATGTCTATGGCATCGATGGTGTGAGCGATCAAGTGATGGGCTCCATAAAATACAAGCACTACCTTTTGATGCGGCTCGGCCTGCTTTACAGGCTATAATCTGCACCGTAACAAAATCATTTCGTTTTTATTCACCTTTTGGTAAATCTGATCGAATTCATTACGACGTTACGACAATTTTCGTAGTGACGTAATATCTGGTATCATTGACACGCACCCGATTCATCATATAATCATTTCGTAAAGGCCTTGGATTCTGCATACC includes:
- a CDS encoding DUF1846 domain-containing protein — encoded protein: MSKIGFDSEKYLKEQSEEILKRVQHFDRRLYLEFGGKLIFDYHAARVLPGFNPNAKMQLLQRLKDKVDILLCIYAGDIERKKVRADFGITYDVDTLRLIDDLRDWDLSVKGVVITRFDNQPSATIFKNKLQRLGVDVYTHRYTKGYPTDVDTVVSNEGYGANDYVKTDKSLVVVAGPGPGSGKLATCLSQLYHDHLQGVNSGYAKFETFPIWNMPLKHPVNVAYEAATADIRDFNMIDPFHLEAYGKTAINYNRDVEVFPVLKRIFTKIMGESIYNSPTDMGVNRAGFGIFDDTVIQDAAKQEIIRRYFRYRCEYVMGFADKETVQKVELLMEEMHVKPEDRVVVGPARKAAQEAKDRGKGNEGIFCGAALRLRDGTIITGKNSVQMHAASSLVLNAIKYLAEIPDKIHLLSPMVINSITNLDKYFMKPKKTVSLDLEETLISLSFSATTNPAAQMALEKLKELEGCEIHMTHIPTPGDEKGLRKLGVNLTSDPNFSTNSLAII